A window of the Branchiostoma lanceolatum isolate klBraLanc5 chromosome 13, klBraLanc5.hap2, whole genome shotgun sequence genome harbors these coding sequences:
- the LOC136446713 gene encoding titin-like isoform X17 — protein MAEGGDAATVAHEAGNAVQETPKAEPEKAAAAAEPAAPAEPAEPTVRTIVLTGHGGYDKLSVQQKPQPKAGKGEVLVRVKAAGLNFSELMVRQGLHDRMTKPPVVLGMEAAGVIEELGEDVSGLEVGQNVICLAQTGMWREIVAVPATNVFIMPDEMSYEEGAAIPLSYLTAYFMLFDFGNLRPGKSLLVHIAAGGVGWAATQLAKTVDNVTVFGTASASKHDAIKENGVDHPIDYRTRDYSEEIKNISPKGVDVVLDPLGGADTSKGLQLLRPMGKIVTYGSANMVKGENRNLMKMAKTLWQSTSVSPVSLVKTNKAIAGFQLAHLTGEIELVRSAFQDILNMYKDGKIKPRIDSVWAFEQVAEAMQQMNERRNIGKVILSPEKEPTKPAEGDAAPTSPLKKKKPSLFRRLSKRASRSKDEGEKKDEVKNAKKESPIKKLRARLSGGDPNIEDSDKIVNDKIGAAEDKIGDISKKVDGKVGDAEKAAEETAKKVEDKVEDKVEEGKDKAEDAKKAVVAQVEQTAAKLPENGTSAKIAVDDIFKEAEAKVDGNIQKSTKGKTADTKAHNVKKEPAIQKAKQSTKDSFPNSISEVSLPKKVGHKDLHKREIGKLFKPKSKMPKKTLEFVKGDVHKEDVIEEEPIIKKAVVKDLSPKQIVKKFQNNFAEDEISKKAVPEKIETGTSKESEDISSSDVWVRQDSEKVPKEVVKEEVPKTVVKEVVPEEVVTEEVPKEVVPEVVPKEVVEEEVVKEVVKEVVPKEVVPKEVVKEVVKEVVPKEVVKEVVPKEVVPKEVVKKVVKEVVPKEVVEEVVKEVVPKEVFPEVVPKEVVEEEVVKEVVKEVVPKEVVPKEVVEEAVDKEVVEEAVPKEVVEEEVVKEVVKEVVPKEVVPKEVVKEVVKEVVPKKVVKEVVPKELVKEVVPKEVVKEVVKEVVPEEVVKEVVPKEVVKEVVPKEVVKEVVPKEVVKEVVPKEVVPKEVVKEVVKKVMKEVVPKKVVKEVVPKEVVKEVPVVPKEIVKKEDVKKVVKKVAPKNVLKKVVPMDAVEEEVVKEEVEEEVVKEVVPKEVVKEVVPKEVVREVVPKEVVKDVVKEVVPKKVVKEVVPKKVVKEVVPKEVVVDVVPKEVVKDVVPKEVMKEVVPKEVLKEVVPKEVVKDVVKEVVPKEVVKDVVPKEVVKEVVKKVMKEVVPKKVVEEVVPKEVVKDVVPKEVVPKEVVKEVVPKEVVEEVVPKEVVKEVVKEVVPKEVVKDVVPKEVVKEVVPKEVVEEVVPKEVVKEVVKEVVPKEVVKDVVPKEVVKEVVPKDVVPKEVVKEVVPKKVVPKEVLEEEVVKKVVKEAVPKEAVPKEVVEEEVVKKALKEVVPKEVVEEEVVEKVVKEVVPKEVVPEVVPKEVVEDEVKEVVPKEVVPKEVVKEVVPKKVVKEVVKDVVPKKVVKEVVPKKVVKEVVPKKVVKEVVPKEVVKEVVPKEVVKEVVPKEVVKEVVKEVVPKEVVKEVVKKVMKEVVPKKVVKEVVPKEVVKEVPVVPKEIVKKEDVKKVVKKVAPKNVLKKVVPMDAVEEEVVKEEVEEEVVKEVVPKEVVKEVVPKEVVREVVPKEVVKDVVPKEVVKDVVPKEVMKEVVPKEVVKEVVPKEVVKDVVKEVVPKEVVKEVVKEVVPKEVVKEVVKKVMKEVVPKKVVEEVVPKEVVKDVVPKEVVPKEVVPKKVVKEVVPKEVVEEVVPKEVVKEVVKEVVPKEVVKDVVPKEVVKEVVPKDVVPKEVVKEVVPKKVVPKEVLEEEVVKKVVKEAVPKEAVPKEVVPKEVVEEEVVKKALKEVVPKEVVEEEVVEKVVKKVVPKEVVPEVVPKEVVEDEVKEVVKEVVPKEVVPKEVVPKEVVKEVVPKKVVKEVVKDVVPKKVVKDVVPKKVVKDVVPKKVVKEVVPKKVVKEVVPKKVVKEVVPKKVVKEVVPKKVVKEVVPKKVVKEVVPKKVVKEVVPKKVVEEVVPKEVVPKKVVKEVVPKEVVEEVVPREVVEEVVPREVVEEDPVVPKEIVKEEDVKKVVKKVAPKKVLKKVVPMEAVEVEVVKEEVPKEVVEEVVPKEVVKDVVPKEVVKEVVLKEVVKEVVPKEVAKEVVPKEVVKEVVPKEVVKEVLVVPREIVKEENVKKVVKKVAPKKVLKKVAMDAVEEEVVKEEVEEEVVKEVVPKEVVKEVVPKEVLKEYVKEVVPKEVVPKEVVPKEVVPKEVVEEEVVKDVVKEVVLKEVVEEEVVKEVVPKEVVEEEVVKEVVPKEVVEEEVLKDVVPKEIVPKEIVPKEVVPKKEVPKEVVKKLVPKQVMKILDPKKVVKEAVPKKVVKKVVPKQVMKILDPKKVVKDLVPKEDVKKVVLREVVEEEVVKKVVKKEVPKKVLKEVVPKEDVKEVVLKEIVKEAETVVGDVVNKALANIVDESVPEEDKIVIQKSKKEEATPKEITQNMIIEGNNKETASEILKENPLKDVQNCGELTEKEKVVTKEKHQTPTVEAVVNGENKTTPLNGINDVMYTKAFVAETKTLVKKPMSKRINDGSSGHSLPNLKQYPRIENGPHIVKIECEDSEVESDYESMENSNEVKSYIRSSEHFGGARQTGGTGKAETVEAQGGESEGKDPVLVVRLGMASPNSLAKLGTKAVEDLNGVAEDVENVEEKLEEGKEKAEDVIQQTEEKVDEAVKQEEAPTEPDTQEEKKDEAPAEEPEKIEVAVENPAETDDAKAAAADIVADEKPVENEEKADGVASQEI, from the exons GTTGGCCAGAATGTCATCTGCCTGGCACAAACGGGGATGTGGCGCGAGATCGTGGCTGTGCCCGCCACCAACGTGTTCATCATGCCCGATGAGATGTCGTATGAGGAGGGCGCCGCCATCCCGCTCAGCTACCTGACCGCGTACTTCATGCTGTTCGACTTTGGGAACCTGCGGCCCGGGAAGAGCCTGCTCGTACACATCGCTGCAG GTGGGGTTGGCTGGGCCGCTACGCAGCTTGCCAAGACAGTCGACAACGTCACAGTGTTCGGCACAGCCTCCGCCTCCAAACACGACGCCATCAAGGAGAACGGCGTGGACCACCCCATCGACTACCGGACGAGAGACTACTCCGAGGAGATCAAGAACATCAGCCCCAAAG gTGTGGACGTTGTCCTGGACCCGCTGGGAGGTGCAGACACATCCAAGGGTCTGCAGCTGCTCAGACCAATGGGAAAGATCGTCACTTATG GTTCAGCCAACATGGTGAAGGGAGAGAACAGGAATCTGATGAAGATGGCCAAGACCCTGTGGCAGTCCACCTCAGTCAGCCCTGTGTCGCTGGTCAAGACCAACAAGGCCATTGCTGGCTTCCAACTTGCACACCTCACAG GTGAAATTGAGCTTGTACGCAGTGCCTTCCAAGATATCCTGAACATGTACAAGGACGGGAAGATCAAGCCACGCATTGACTCTGTCTGGGCCTTCGAGCAG GTTGCCGAGGCGATGCAGCAGATGAACGAGCGGCGGAACATCGGCAAGGTCATCCTGTCGCCCGAGAAGGAGCCGACGAAGCCGGCCGAGGGCGACGCCGCGCCAACGTCACCCCTCAAGAAGAAGAAACCATCACTCTTCCGGCGACTGTCCAAGCGAGCATCGCGGTCCAAGGACGAGGGAGAGAAGAAGGATGAAGTTAAG AATGCAAAGAAAGAGTCACCCATTAAG AAACTAAGGGCACGGCTTTCCGGGGGCGATCCCAACATAGAGGACTCAGACAAG ATTGTAAATGACAAAATTGGTGCGGCTGAAGACAAGATTGGAGATATTTCCAAG AAGGTAGATGGGAAAGTTGGTGATGCGGAGAAAGCTGCAGAGGAAACTGCAAAG AAAGTAGAGGACAAAGTTGAAGACAAAGTTGAAGAAGGCAAAGACAAGGCGGAAGATGCCAAAAAG GCAGTGGTGGCTCAGGTCGAACAGACAGCAGCGAAACTCCCAGAGAATGGAACGTCTGCAAAGATCGCTGTAGATGACATATTTAAGGAAGCAGAGGCAAAAGTTGATGGAAATATACAG AAGTCAACAAAAGGGAAGACTGCTGACACCAAAGCTCACAACGTTAAAAAAGAACCAGCAATTCAGAAAGCAAAACAATCTACAAAGGACTCTTTTCCAAATTCCATCTCTGAAGTAAGCCTTCCAAAAAAAGTTGGCCACAAAGACCTACATAAAAGAGAAATAGGTAAACTTTTCAAGCCTAAAAGcaaaatgcctaaaaagacTCTAGAATTTGTCAAGGGTGATGTTCATAAGGAGGATGTGATCGAAGAAGAACCAATCATTAAGAAGGCCGTGGTTAAAGATTTAAGCCCCAAGCAAATTGTGAAGAAGTTTCAAAACAACTTTGCAGAGGATGAAATCTCTAAGAAGGCAGTTCCTGAGAAAATTGAGACAGGAACTTCGAAAGAGTCTGAAGACATATCCTCTTCAGATGTTTGGGTAAGACAGGATAGTGAAAaagtccccaaggaagttgtgaaagAAGAAGTCCCCAAGACAGTTGTAAAGGAAGTAGTTCCCGAGGAAGTTGTGACTGAAGaagtccccaaggaagttgttccagaagttgtccccaaggaagttgtggaggaagaagttgtgaaggaagttgtgaaggaagtagtccccaaggaagttgttcccaaggaagttgtgaaggaagttgtaaaggaagttgtccccaaggaagttgtgaaggaagtagtccccaaggaagttgtccccaaggaagttgtgaagaaagttgtgaaggaagttgtccccaaggaagttgtggaggaagttgtgaaggaagttgtccccaaggaagtttttccagaagttgtccccaaggaagttgtggaggaagaagttgttaaggaagttgtgaaggaagttgtccccaaggaagttgtccccaaggaagttgtggagGAAGCAGTTGATAAGGAAGTTGTGGAGGAAgctgtccccaaggaagttgtggaggaagaagttgttaaggaagttgtgaaggaagttgtccccaaggaagttgtccccaaggaagttgttaaggaagttgtgaaggaagttgtccccaagaaaGTTGtaaaggaagttgtccccaaggaacttgtgaaggaagttgtccccaaggaagttgttaAGGAAGTTGTGAAAGAAGTTGTCCCCGAGGAAGTTGtaaaggaagttgtccccaaggaagttgtgaaggaagttgtccccaaggaagttgtgaaggaagttgtccccaaggaagttgtgaaggaagttgtccccaaggaagttgtccccaaggaagttgtgaaggaagttgttaAGAAAGTtatgaaggaagttgtccccaagaaagttgtgaaggaagttgtccccaaggaagttgtgaaggaagtaccGGTAGTCCCCAAAGAAATTGTGAAGAAAGAAGATGTTAAGAAAGTTGTGAAAAAGGTAGCCCCTAAGAATGTTCTAAAGAAAGTAGTCCCCATGGACGCTGTGGAGGAAGAAgttgtcaaagaagaagttgaggaggaagttgtgaaggaagttgtcccaaaggaagttgtgaaagaagttgtccccaaggaagttgtgagGGAAGTTGTCCcaaaggaagttgtgaaggacgttgtgaaggaagttgtccccaagaaagttgtgaaggaagttgtccccaagaaagttgtgaaggaagttgtcccaaAAGAAGTTGTGGTGGacgttgtccccaaggaagttgtgaaggacgttgtccccaaggaagttatgaaggaagttgtccccaaggaagttttgaaggaagttgtccccaaggaagttgtgaaggacgttgtgaaggaagttgtcccaaaggaagttgtgaaggacgttgtccccaaggaagttgtgaaggaagttgttaAGAAAGTtatgaaggaagttgtccccaagaaagttgtggaggaagttgtccccaaggaagttgtgaaggacgttgtccccaaggaagttgtccccaaggaagttgtgaaggaagttgtccccaaggaagttgtggaggaagttgtccccaaggaagttgtgaaggaagttgtgaaggaagttgtcccaaaggaagttgtgaaggacgttgtccccaaggaagttgtgaaggaagttgtccccaaggaagttgtggaggaagttgtccccaaggaagttgtgaaggaagttgtgaaggaagttgtcccaaaggaagttgtgaaggacgttgtccccaaggaagttgtgaaggaagttgtcccaaaggacgttgtccccaaggaagttgtgaaggaagttgtccccaagaaagttgtccccaaggaagttctGGAGGAAGAAGTTGTTaagaaagttgtgaaggaagcTGTCCCCAAGGAAgctgtccccaaggaagttgtggagGAAGAAGTTGTTAAGAAAGCTctgaaggaagttgtcccaaAGGAAGTTGTGGAGGAAGAAGTTGTAGagaaagttgtgaaggaagttgtccccaaggaagttgttccagaagttgtccccaaggaagttgtggagGATGAAGTTAAGGAAGTTGTTCCCAAGGAAGtagtccccaaggaagttgtgaaggaagttgtcccaaagaaagttgtgaaggaagttgtgaaggacgTTGTCCCCaagaaagttgtgaaggaagttgtccccaagaaagttgtgaaggaagttgtccccaagaaagttgtgaaggaagttgtccccaaggaagttgtgaaggaagttgtccccaaggaagttgtgaaggaagttgtccccaaggaagttgtgaaggaagttgtgaaggaagttgtccccaaggaagttgtgaaggaagttgttaAGAAAGTtatgaaggaagttgtccccaagaaagttgtgaaggaagttgtccccaaggaagttgtgaaggaagtaccGGTAGTCCCCAAAGAAATTGTGAAGAAAGAAGATGTTAAGAAAGTTGTGAAAAAGGTAGCCCCTAAGAATGTTCTAAAGAAAGTAGTCCCCATGGACGCTGTGGAGGAAGAAgttgtcaaagaagaagttgaggaggaagttgtgaaggaagttgtcccaaaggaagttgtgaaagaagttgtccccaaggaagttgtgagGGAAGTTGTCCcaaaggaagttgtgaaggacgttgtccccaaggaagttgtgaaggacgttgtccccaaggaagttatgaaggaagttgtccccaaggaagttgtgaaggaagttgttccaaaggaagttgtgaaggacgttgtgaaggaagttgtccccaaggaagttgtgaaggaagttgtgaaggaagttgtccccaaggaagttgtgaaggaagttgttaAGAAAGTtatgaaggaagttgtccccaagaaagttgtggaggaagttgtccccaaggaagttgtgaaggacgttgtccccaaggaagttgtccccaaggaagttgtccccaagaaagttgtgaaggaagttgtccccaaggaagttgtggaggaagttgtccccaaggaagttgtgaaggaagttgtgaaggaagttgtcccaaaggaagttgtgaaggacgttgtccccaaggaagttgtgaaggaagttgtcccaaaggacgttgtccccaaggaagttgtgaaggaagttgtccccaagaaagttgtccccaaggaagttctGGAGGAAGAAGTTGTTAAGAAAGTTGTAAAGGAAGCTGTCCCCAAGGAAgctgtccccaaggaagttgtccccaaggaagttgtggagGAAGAAGTTGTTAAGAAAGCTctgaaggaagttgtcccaaAGGAAGTTGTGGAGGAAGAAGTTGTAGAGAAAGTTGTGAAgaaagttgtccccaaggaagttgttccagaagttgtccccaaggaagttgtggagGATGAAGttaaggaagttgtgaaggaagttgttcccaaggaagttgtccccaaggaagtagtccccaaggaagttgtgaaggaagttgtcccaaagaaagttgtgaaggaagttgtgaaggacgTTGTCCCCAAGAAAGTTGTGAAGGACGTTGTCCCCAAGAAAGTTGTGAAGGACGTTGTCCCCaagaaagttgtgaaggaagttgtccccaagaaagttgtgaaggaagttgtccccaagaaagttgtgaaggaagttgtccccaagaaagttgtgaaggaagttgtccccaagaaagttgtgaaggaagttgtccccaagaaagttgtgaaggaagttgtccccaagaaagttgtgaaggaagttgtccccaagaaagttgtggaggaagttgtccccaaggaagttgtccccaagaaagttgtgaaggaagttgtccccaaggaagttgtggagGAAGTTGTCCCCAGGGAAGTTGTGGAGGAAGTTGTCCCCAGGGAAGTTGTGGAGGAAGACCCGGTAGTCCCCAAAGAAATTGTGAAGGAAGAAGATGTTAAGAAAGTTGTGAAAAAGGTAGCCCCTAAGAAGGTTTTAAAGAAAGTAGTCCCCATGGAAGCTGTGGAGGTAGAAgttgtcaaagaagaagtccccaaggaagttgtggaggaagttgtccccaaggaagttgtgaaggacgttgtccccaaggaagttgtgaaagAAGTTGTCCTGAAGGAAGTTGTGAaagaagttgtccccaaggaagttgcgaaagaagttgtccccaaggaagttgtgaaggaagttgtccccaaggaagttgtgaaggaagtactGGTAGTCCCCAGAGAAATTGTGAAGGAAGAAAATGTTAAGAAAGTTGTGAAAAAGGTAGCCCCCAAGAAGGTTTTAAAGAAAGTCGCCATGGATGCTGTGGAGGAAGAAgttgtcaaagaagaagttgagGAGGAAGTTGTGAaagaagttgtccccaaggaagttgtgaaggaagttgtccccaaggaagttttGAAGGAAtatgtgaaggaagttgtccccaaggaagttgtccccaaggaagttgtccccaaggaagttgtccccaaggaagttgtggaggaagaagttgtgaaggatgttgtgaaggaagttgtcctcaaggaagttgtggaggaagaagttgtgaaggaagttgtccccaaggaagttgtggaggaagaagttgtgaaggaagttgtccccaaggaagttgtggagGAAGAAGTTTTGAAGGACGTTGTCCCCAAGGAAATTGTCCCCAAGGAaattgtccccaaggaagttgtccccaagaaaGAAGTGCCCAAAGAAGTTGTGAAGAAACTAGTGCCCAAGCAAGTTATGAAAATATTGGACCCCAAGAAAGTTGTGAAAGAAGCTGTCCCCAAGAAAGTTGTGAAGAAAGTAGTGCCCAAGCAAGTTATGAAAATATTGGACCCCAAGAAAGTTGTGAAGGATCTGGTCCCCAAGGAAGATGTTAAAAAAGTAGTCCTCAGGGAAGTTGTGGAGGAAGAAGTTGTGAAGAAAGTTGTGAAAAAGGAAGTCCCCAAGAAAGTTCTGAAGGAAGTAGTCCCCAAGGAAGATGTGAAGGAAGTTGTGCTCAAGGAAATTGTGAAGGAAGCAGAGACTGTGGTAGGAGATGTAGTAAACAAAGCCCTCGCAAACATAGTAGACGAGTCAGTTCCTGAAGAAGATAAGATTGTCATTCAAAAAAGCAAGAAGGAGGAGGCTACACCAAAAGAGATAACTCAGAATATGATAATTGAAGGTAATAATAAAGAAACTGCCAGTGAAATTTTGAAGGAAAATCCTCTCAAAGATGTTCAAAACTGTGGAGAATTAACTGAGAAAGAAAAAGTtgttacaaaggaaaaacaccAAACACCAACAGTTGAAGCAGTTGTAAACggagaaaataaaacaacaccTCTCAATGGTATCAATGATGTGATGTATACAAAAGCTTTTGTAGCAGAAACCAAAACACTTGTCAAGAAACCAATGTCTAAGAGGATAAATGATGGTTCTTCTGGTCACAGTCTTCCCAACTTGAAGCAGTACCCAAGAATCGAAAATGGTCCCCACATTGTAAAAATTGAATGTGAAGATTCGGAAGTTGAGTCTGATTATGAATCCATGGAAAACTCAAACGAAGTGAAGTCGTACATAAGATCGTCCGAGCACTTTGGTGGCGCACGGCAGACTGGTGGCACAGGCAAAGCAGAG ACAGTTGAAGCGCAGGGTGGGGAGTCGGAAGGAAAGGACCCAGTACTAGTGGTGCGGTTGGGAATGGCTTCCCCAAATTCCCTCGCAAAGTTGGGCACAAAAGCTGTGGAGGATCTGAATGGGGTGGCAGAGGATGTTGAG AACGTAGAGGAAAAGCTTGAGGAAGGAAAGGAAAAAGCCGAAGATGTCATACAG CAGACAGAGGAGAAGGTGGATGAAGCTGTGAAG CAGGAGGAGGCCCCAACAGAGCCTGACACTCAGG AGGAGAAGAAGGATGAGGCCCCTGCTGAAGAGCCGGAGAAGATCGAAGTGGCCGTCGAAAACCCCGCCGAGACGGACGACGCCAAGGCTGCGGCCGCGGACATCGTTGCCGACGAGAAGCCCGTTGAGAACGAGGAAAAGGCCGACGGAGTCGCAAGTCAAGAGATCTAG